One region of Rhizobium sp. WYJ-E13 genomic DNA includes:
- a CDS encoding cold-shock protein, which translates to MPTGKVKFFNNDKGFGFITPDDGGADVFVHVSALQYGDALKEGQNVSFDIGQDRKTGKSKAENVRPL; encoded by the coding sequence ATGCCGACTGGCAAAGTAAAGTTTTTCAACAACGACAAGGGTTTCGGCTTCATCACACCTGACGACGGTGGAGCTGACGTTTTCGTGCACGTGTCCGCATTGCAATACGGCGATGCACTGAAGGAAGGCCAGAACGTGTCCTTCGATATCGGCCAGGATCGGAAGACTGGCAAGTCGAAGGCCGAAAACGTCAGACCGCTCTAA
- a CDS encoding DUF2934 domain-containing protein has protein sequence MAVNEDRLRQRAYEIWEQEGRPHGEDMKHWLQAFQEIAASTEANGQPVKKPRSKKAGKAEVAPKVKAASKSKGGAQSVPTTAPPPKSTKIATGVTKH, from the coding sequence ATGGCAGTGAACGAAGACCGTCTCAGACAACGCGCCTATGAGATCTGGGAGCAGGAGGGCCGGCCCCACGGGGAGGACATGAAGCACTGGCTGCAGGCATTTCAAGAAATCGCCGCGAGCACCGAAGCCAATGGTCAGCCGGTCAAGAAACCCCGGTCGAAGAAGGCTGGTAAGGCGGAGGTCGCTCCTAAGGTAAAAGCCGCAAGCAAGTCCAAAGGCGGTGCCCAGAGCGTTCCGACGACGGCTCCGCCGCCGAAGTCAACTAAGATTGCCACAGGCGTTACCAAGCACTAA
- a CDS encoding putative urea ABC transporter substrate-binding protein: protein MQTFSKILSVTALSVSLALGFGSIAEAEQKTEFKVAWSIYVGWMPWGYAADHGIVKKWADKYGIKIDVTQFNDYVESMNQYTAGAFDAVTLTNMDGLSIPAAGGVDTTAVIVGDFSNGNDAVILKDKANLTDIKGQNVNLVEFSVSHYLLARALESIKLTERDVKVVNTSDADMVAAYKTPDVTAVVTWNPLVSSILEDPTAKKVFDSSQVPGEIIDLMVANTGVLKDNPNFGKALAGIWYETAALLRADTAEGKAAREAMGSASGTDLAGYEAQLAATKLFDKPADAVAFTASPSLPKTMDLVRAFLFEKGLLGNGAPSADVIGIEMPDGKVLGDTGNVKLRFTETYMKAAADGSL, encoded by the coding sequence ATGCAGACTTTTTCGAAAATCCTTTCCGTAACCGCGCTCTCTGTGTCGCTGGCGCTCGGGTTCGGCTCCATCGCCGAGGCCGAGCAGAAGACCGAATTCAAGGTCGCATGGTCGATCTATGTCGGCTGGATGCCCTGGGGCTATGCAGCTGACCACGGCATCGTCAAGAAATGGGCCGACAAATACGGCATCAAGATCGATGTCACGCAGTTCAACGATTATGTGGAGTCAATGAACCAGTACACGGCCGGCGCCTTCGATGCCGTGACCCTGACAAATATGGACGGCCTGTCGATCCCCGCCGCCGGCGGCGTCGATACGACAGCGGTCATTGTCGGCGACTTCTCGAACGGCAATGATGCCGTCATTCTGAAAGACAAGGCGAACCTCACCGATATCAAGGGCCAAAACGTCAACCTCGTCGAATTCTCCGTCTCGCACTACCTGCTGGCCCGTGCGCTCGAAAGCATCAAACTGACGGAGCGGGACGTGAAGGTGGTCAATACCTCAGACGCCGACATGGTCGCCGCCTACAAGACGCCCGATGTCACCGCCGTCGTCACCTGGAACCCGCTGGTCTCCTCCATCCTTGAAGATCCCACCGCCAAGAAGGTTTTCGACAGCTCGCAGGTGCCGGGCGAGATCATCGACCTGATGGTCGCCAATACCGGCGTACTGAAAGACAATCCGAATTTCGGCAAGGCGCTTGCCGGCATCTGGTATGAGACGGCCGCTCTGCTGAGGGCCGACACCGCTGAGGGCAAGGCAGCCCGCGAGGCCATGGGTTCGGCATCCGGCACCGATCTTGCCGGCTACGAAGCCCAGCTCGCCGCCACCAAGCTCTTCGACAAGCCGGCTGATGCAGTTGCATTCACCGCCTCGCCGAGCCTGCCGAAGACCATGGACCTCGTCCGCGCCTTCCTCTTCGAAAAGGGTCTGCTCGGCAACGGCGCCCCGTCTGCCGATGTCATCGGCATTGAAATGCCCGACGGCAAGGTGCTGGGTGACACGGGCAACGTGAAGCTGCGTTTCACCGAAACCTACATGAAGGCCGCAGCCGACGGTTCGCTCTGA
- a CDS encoding ABC transporter permease has translation MRWINTRPSRGAQFALMTLPFVLLVVAYAFGSAARLADNANDKLLPSLAGFADAINRLAFVADQRTGEYLLWSDTGASLIRLLSGLGISTAIALVVGMLIGMLPYLRALLSPFVAVISMVPPLALLPILFIVMGLGETSKIALIVIGVAPTMIRDLALKALELPREQIVKAETLGGSSWQIGLRVVLPQILPRLITCLRLQLGPAWLFLIAAEAISSDSGLGYRIFLVRRYLSMDIIFPYVVWITLLAVVMNYLLDRLRIAVFPWSELERQA, from the coding sequence ATGCGTTGGATCAACACGAGGCCGAGCCGGGGCGCACAGTTTGCCTTGATGACGTTGCCATTCGTGCTGCTCGTCGTCGCCTATGCGTTCGGTTCGGCCGCGCGACTGGCGGATAACGCCAATGACAAGCTTCTGCCAAGCCTTGCTGGCTTTGCCGATGCGATCAACCGCCTGGCCTTCGTTGCCGACCAGCGCACAGGCGAATATCTGCTCTGGTCGGATACGGGAGCAAGCCTGATCCGGCTGCTCTCCGGCCTCGGGATCTCCACCGCAATTGCGCTCGTCGTCGGCATGCTGATCGGCATGCTGCCTTATCTGAGAGCGCTGCTTTCCCCTTTCGTTGCCGTCATCTCCATGGTGCCGCCGCTGGCACTCCTGCCTATCCTCTTCATCGTCATGGGGCTCGGCGAAACCTCGAAGATTGCCCTCATCGTGATCGGCGTCGCGCCGACGATGATCCGCGACCTGGCACTGAAGGCGCTGGAGCTGCCCCGCGAACAGATCGTCAAGGCCGAGACGCTCGGCGGCTCCTCATGGCAGATCGGCCTGCGTGTCGTGCTGCCGCAGATTCTGCCGCGGCTGATAACCTGCCTCAGATTGCAGCTCGGCCCGGCATGGCTGTTTCTGATCGCGGCGGAGGCGATCTCCTCGGATTCCGGCCTCGGTTACCGCATCTTCCTCGTCCGCCGCTATCTCTCGATGGATATCATCTTTCCCTATGTGGTCTGGATCACCCTGCTTGCCGTCGTGATGAATTATCTACTCGACCGCCTGCGCATCGCCGTCTTCCCCTGGTCGGAACTGGAGAGGCAGGCATGA
- a CDS encoding ATP-binding cassette domain-containing protein has protein sequence MSELKIEKVWKEYGDQIVLEDVSLTVASRAFVALVGPSGCGKSTFLRMLLGQERPTKGKILLDGEPLPPEPGPDRGVVFQRYSVFPHLTVLGNVLLGKELTAARYRARLFGAARRNALEDARRLIAEVGLAGSEGKYPAQLSGGMQQRLALAQALIMKPKVLLLDEPFGALDPGIRAEIHMLMKRLWHETQMTVVIVTHDMREAFTLASRVVAFERRRDRPEEKERYGATITKDISIWPPRLAGQSSIFSPDRDGPVASLGHGRDDLAPSGEML, from the coding sequence ATGAGCGAGCTGAAGATCGAAAAGGTCTGGAAGGAATATGGAGACCAGATCGTGCTCGAGGACGTGTCGCTGACCGTCGCCTCGCGGGCCTTCGTCGCTCTGGTCGGCCCTTCCGGCTGCGGCAAGTCCACATTTCTGCGCATGCTGCTTGGTCAGGAACGGCCGACGAAGGGCAAGATCCTGCTCGACGGTGAGCCGCTGCCACCGGAACCTGGGCCAGATCGTGGAGTCGTCTTCCAGCGCTATTCCGTCTTCCCGCACCTGACCGTGCTCGGCAATGTGCTGCTCGGCAAGGAATTGACCGCCGCACGCTACAGGGCGAGGCTCTTCGGTGCAGCCCGCCGCAACGCGTTGGAAGACGCGCGCCGGCTGATTGCCGAGGTCGGTCTCGCCGGTTCCGAAGGCAAATATCCGGCCCAGCTTTCCGGAGGCATGCAGCAGCGCCTTGCGCTGGCCCAGGCGCTGATCATGAAGCCGAAGGTGCTGCTGCTCGACGAGCCTTTCGGCGCGCTCGATCCCGGCATCCGCGCCGAGATCCACATGTTGATGAAACGGCTCTGGCACGAGACGCAGATGACCGTCGTCATCGTCACGCACGACATGCGCGAAGCCTTCACCCTTGCGAGCCGAGTCGTCGCCTTCGAACGCCGCCGCGACCGGCCGGAGGAGAAGGAGCGTTACGGCGCCACCATCACCAAGGACATTTCCATCTGGCCACCGCGCCTTGCCGGCCAGTCATCGATTTTCAGCCCCGACCGGGACGGCCCGGTCGCTTCCCTGGGGCACGGCCGGGACGACCTGGCACCGTCAGGAGAGATGCTATGA
- a CDS encoding urea amidolyase associated protein UAAP1: protein MMHMRRSPEEIAANRARYDEHQKKGLEFAPKALPGPSPLPAPAIDAAAIVHQETIPGGWYWSTKLLRGEAIRIDQAEGNSTVALVAWNAADTSERINLVDTAKVQWTTALGKGRVIFSDMGRVMFSMIEDSSGAHDCLMGGSTAVSNADKYPGEKTRNTRDNLVLVAGKLGLDRRDIPGILNLFAPVRLTEDGGFGWQKKLSNSGDYVELRAEMDMLVGFSNCPHPLDPEPAYQPKPVVVTRYKAAVPATDDLCRTATAEAVRGFENNALMQA, encoded by the coding sequence ATGATGCATATGAGACGTTCGCCCGAAGAGATCGCCGCCAACCGCGCGCGCTACGATGAACATCAGAAGAAGGGGCTGGAATTTGCCCCCAAGGCACTGCCCGGCCCAAGCCCGCTGCCGGCGCCGGCCATCGATGCCGCCGCCATCGTTCATCAGGAGACCATTCCGGGCGGTTGGTACTGGTCCACGAAGCTCCTACGCGGTGAAGCAATCCGCATCGATCAGGCAGAGGGCAATTCCACGGTAGCGCTCGTCGCCTGGAACGCGGCCGATACCAGCGAGCGCATTAATCTGGTCGATACCGCCAAGGTCCAGTGGACGACGGCGCTCGGCAAGGGGCGTGTGATCTTCTCCGACATGGGCCGCGTCATGTTCTCGATGATCGAGGACAGTTCCGGTGCCCATGACTGCCTGATGGGTGGCTCGACGGCCGTCTCGAATGCAGACAAATATCCCGGCGAGAAGACGCGCAATACTCGTGACAACCTCGTCCTCGTCGCCGGCAAGCTCGGCCTTGACCGCCGCGACATACCCGGCATCCTCAATCTCTTCGCACCCGTTCGCCTTACCGAGGACGGTGGCTTCGGCTGGCAGAAGAAGCTCTCCAACAGCGGTGACTATGTGGAGCTGCGAGCAGAAATGGACATGCTGGTCGGCTTTTCCAATTGCCCGCATCCGCTTGATCCCGAACCGGCCTATCAGCCGAAGCCGGTCGTCGTTACGCGCTACAAGGCCGCGGTTCCGGCCACGGATGATCTTTGCCGGACGGCAACCGCTGAAGCCGTGCGCGGCTTCGAAAACAACGCCTTGATGCAGGCCTGA
- a CDS encoding urea amidolyase associated protein UAAP2, producing the protein MSDFIQTSPARAIENAAQDHFIPAEAPWSGIVRKGQTIRIEDSYGQQAIDTLFYRAGDFSERYSNQDTMRMQGAAYVGIGTKIMSNEGNVMLTMTADSCGRHDTSAGACSCESNTVRFGHGTKYLHACRDNFVLEVSKHGMGKRDIVPNINFFMNVPIKPNGEMTIVDGISAPGDYVELVAEMDVLCVISNCPQINNPCNGFDPTPIRVLIWDGED; encoded by the coding sequence ATGTCCGATTTCATCCAGACCTCCCCAGCCCGCGCCATAGAAAATGCCGCGCAGGATCACTTCATTCCAGCAGAAGCCCCATGGTCCGGCATCGTGCGCAAGGGCCAGACGATCCGCATCGAGGACAGTTACGGCCAACAGGCTATCGACACGCTCTTCTATCGTGCCGGTGATTTTTCCGAGCGCTATTCCAACCAGGATACGATGCGCATGCAAGGTGCCGCCTATGTCGGCATCGGCACGAAGATCATGTCGAACGAAGGCAATGTCATGCTCACCATGACGGCAGACAGCTGCGGCCGTCATGACACGTCGGCCGGCGCCTGCTCCTGCGAGAGCAATACGGTGCGCTTCGGCCATGGCACGAAATACCTGCACGCCTGCCGCGACAACTTCGTCCTCGAAGTTTCGAAACACGGCATGGGCAAGCGCGACATCGTCCCGAACATCAATTTCTTCATGAACGTGCCGATCAAGCCGAATGGCGAGATGACGATCGTCGACGGCATCTCCGCGCCGGGCGATTATGTCGAACTCGTCGCCGAGATGGACGTGCTCTGTGTCATCTCCAACTGCCCGCAAATCAACAACCCGTGCAACGGCTTCGATCCGACGCCGATCCGCGTGCTGATCTGGGATGGCGAGGACTGA
- the uca gene encoding urea carboxylase has product MFKKVLIANRGEIAIRVIKTLRRMGIASVAVYSDADRFAKPAVMADEAVRLGPAPASESYLNVDAVIAACKATGAEAVHPGYGFLSENIGFAERLAAEGIAFIGPRPEHLSAFGLKHTARELAKASGVPLLPGTGLLSSTDEALSAAEAIGYPVMLKSTAGGGGIGMQLCGDPESLKASFESVQRTARASFGDARVYIERFVAEARHVEVQIFGDGKGTVIALGERDCSLQRRNQKVVEETPAPGLSAAIRARLHKAAVDLGSSVSYESAGTVEFIYDPVREEFFFLEVNTRLQVEHPVTEAVFGIDLVEWMIRQAAGEDVLSGTETLQPKGAAIEVRVYAEMPHADFRPSAGLLTEVSFPDDARIDGWVETGTEVTPFYDPMLAKIIVSAQDRPAAIEKLKAALSSTSISGIETNLDYLRAIAGSDLLASGKVATTALRDFSFVPEVIEVLTPGAQSSIQELPGRLGLWHVGVPPSGPMDERSFRHANRLVGNGDMVAALELTVSGPVLKFHTDTVVALAGARMAISVDGAKLPHGEAVIIRAGQILSIGSIDGPGQRAYLAVAGGFAAPAVLGSRATFGLGQFGGNATGTLKTGHVLHLAREVAVGPPKPATEPAELTREWDVGVVYGPHGAPDFFEDGDIETLFSTSYEVHFNSARTGVRLIGPAPKWARSDGGEAGLHPSNLHDNAYAIGAIDFTGDMPIILGPDGPSLGGFVCPAVIARDEQWKMGQFKPGDRIRFHPVSRSEDPIAGPAVHRAKEEAGTPIVGHRDDGPVSVVYRRQGDDNLLVEYGPMTLDIALRLRVHLLMQAVSKARLPGIIDLTPGIRSLQIHYDGTNLTRKRLLGLLAEIEAGLPAAQDVKVPSRIVHLPLSWNDPDAELAMRKYQELVRPNAPWCPSNIEFIRRINGLADEQAVRDVVFDASYLVLGLGDVYLGAPVATPIDPRHRLVTTKYNPARTWTPENAVGIGGAYMCIYGMEGPGGYQLFGRTIQMWNTWRQTPVFAKDKPWLLDYFDQIRFFPVSHQELAEARGAFPHGGYPVTIEETEFSYAAYESELLANTASIGSFKTRQQAAFDAERQRWKEAGLDSFVADEGSVESLDGDIPEGCFGVASAVPGNIWKLLVEPGVPVAAGDTLAIIESMKMEINVTAHAPGRVRDLRAGPGRNVKAGDIIVVLEEC; this is encoded by the coding sequence ATGTTCAAGAAAGTCCTGATCGCAAACCGGGGCGAAATCGCCATCCGGGTCATCAAGACCCTGAGGCGCATGGGAATTGCTTCCGTCGCCGTCTATTCCGATGCCGACCGTTTCGCAAAGCCTGCCGTGATGGCCGATGAAGCTGTTCGCCTCGGCCCGGCGCCGGCCAGCGAAAGCTATCTCAACGTCGATGCCGTGATTGCCGCCTGCAAGGCGACCGGTGCCGAGGCGGTGCATCCCGGCTATGGCTTCCTGTCGGAAAATATCGGCTTTGCCGAGCGTCTGGCCGCTGAAGGCATCGCCTTCATCGGCCCGCGACCCGAGCATCTCTCAGCCTTCGGACTCAAGCACACGGCCCGCGAACTCGCCAAGGCGAGCGGTGTGCCGCTCCTGCCCGGTACCGGCTTGCTATCGAGCACCGACGAAGCACTCTCTGCTGCAGAAGCGATCGGCTATCCTGTCATGCTGAAAAGCACGGCAGGCGGCGGCGGCATCGGCATGCAGCTCTGTGGTGATCCGGAAAGCCTCAAGGCCTCGTTCGAAAGCGTGCAGCGAACCGCGCGGGCGAGCTTCGGTGATGCGCGTGTCTATATCGAACGTTTTGTAGCCGAAGCCCGCCATGTTGAAGTGCAGATCTTCGGCGACGGGAAAGGCACGGTCATCGCGCTCGGCGAGCGCGACTGCTCGCTGCAGCGGCGGAATCAAAAGGTGGTCGAGGAGACCCCTGCCCCCGGTCTTTCCGCAGCAATCCGCGCTCGCCTGCACAAGGCAGCCGTCGATCTCGGTTCGTCGGTCTCCTACGAATCCGCCGGCACCGTCGAATTCATTTACGACCCCGTGCGTGAGGAGTTCTTTTTCCTTGAGGTCAACACTCGCCTGCAGGTCGAGCATCCGGTAACGGAAGCCGTCTTCGGCATAGATCTCGTTGAATGGATGATCCGCCAAGCGGCGGGCGAAGACGTACTCTCCGGCACAGAGACCCTGCAGCCGAAGGGTGCAGCGATCGAGGTGCGCGTCTATGCGGAGATGCCGCATGCAGATTTCCGCCCAAGCGCCGGGCTGCTGACGGAGGTGTCATTCCCTGATGATGCACGTATCGACGGTTGGGTCGAGACGGGCACGGAGGTGACGCCTTTCTACGATCCAATGCTCGCCAAGATCATCGTCTCTGCTCAGGATCGCCCAGCAGCGATCGAGAAGCTGAAGGCCGCGCTTTCGAGCACATCGATATCGGGCATCGAGACCAACCTGGATTACCTTCGCGCCATCGCCGGTTCGGATCTACTCGCCAGCGGCAAGGTGGCAACAACGGCGTTGCGTGACTTTTCCTTCGTACCCGAGGTCATCGAGGTGCTTACGCCGGGCGCGCAGTCGAGTATCCAGGAACTGCCGGGTCGCCTCGGCCTGTGGCATGTCGGCGTGCCGCCGAGCGGTCCGATGGACGAGCGCTCGTTCCGCCATGCCAACCGCCTCGTCGGCAACGGTGATATGGTTGCGGCGCTGGAACTGACGGTTTCCGGTCCGGTGCTGAAATTCCATACCGATACGGTGGTGGCGCTCGCCGGTGCCAGAATGGCAATAAGCGTTGATGGCGCGAAATTGCCGCATGGCGAAGCCGTGATTATCCGCGCCGGCCAGATCCTCTCAATCGGCAGCATCGATGGGCCGGGGCAGCGGGCCTATCTGGCTGTGGCAGGCGGTTTTGCCGCTCCCGCCGTGCTCGGTTCACGCGCCACCTTCGGCCTCGGCCAGTTCGGGGGCAACGCTACAGGTACGCTGAAGACTGGCCATGTACTGCATCTTGCCAGAGAGGTTGCTGTCGGGCCGCCGAAACCGGCGACGGAGCCGGCAGAATTGACCCGTGAATGGGATGTCGGCGTTGTCTATGGCCCGCATGGTGCCCCCGATTTCTTTGAGGACGGCGATATCGAGACGCTGTTTTCGACGAGCTACGAGGTGCATTTCAACAGCGCCCGCACCGGCGTGCGCCTGATCGGCCCGGCGCCGAAATGGGCACGTAGCGACGGTGGAGAGGCAGGCCTTCATCCCTCAAATCTGCATGACAACGCCTATGCCATCGGCGCGATCGATTTTACCGGCGACATGCCGATCATCCTGGGTCCGGACGGACCGAGCCTCGGTGGATTCGTCTGCCCTGCGGTGATCGCCCGCGACGAGCAGTGGAAGATGGGGCAGTTCAAACCGGGCGACCGCATCCGCTTCCATCCCGTTTCACGTTCTGAGGATCCGATTGCCGGCCCGGCGGTGCATCGGGCCAAGGAGGAGGCGGGCACACCGATCGTCGGCCACCGTGACGATGGACCCGTCTCCGTCGTCTACCGCCGGCAGGGTGACGACAACCTGCTGGTCGAGTATGGGCCGATGACGCTCGATATCGCTCTGCGGCTCAGGGTTCATCTCCTGATGCAGGCCGTATCGAAAGCGCGTCTGCCAGGGATTATCGATCTCACGCCAGGCATCCGCTCGCTGCAGATTCACTATGACGGTACGAATTTGACCCGCAAGCGCCTGCTTGGCTTGCTCGCCGAGATCGAGGCGGGCCTGCCGGCAGCCCAGGACGTCAAAGTGCCGAGCCGCATCGTGCATCTGCCGCTATCCTGGAACGATCCGGACGCGGAACTTGCCATGCGCAAGTATCAGGAGCTCGTGCGGCCGAACGCGCCATGGTGCCCGTCCAATATCGAGTTCATCCGCCGCATCAATGGTCTTGCGGATGAACAGGCGGTGCGCGATGTCGTCTTCGATGCCAGCTACCTGGTGCTCGGCCTCGGCGACGTCTATCTCGGCGCGCCGGTCGCCACTCCGATCGATCCGCGCCATCGGCTCGTAACGACCAAATATAATCCGGCCCGCACATGGACACCGGAAAATGCCGTCGGTATCGGCGGCGCCTATATGTGCATCTATGGCATGGAAGGCCCTGGCGGTTACCAGCTCTTCGGCCGCACCATCCAGATGTGGAATACGTGGCGGCAGACGCCGGTCTTTGCCAAGGACAAGCCGTGGCTGCTCGATTACTTCGATCAGATCCGCTTCTTCCCGGTCAGCCACCAGGAGCTGGCGGAAGCCCGCGGCGCCTTCCCGCATGGCGGCTACCCCGTCACGATCGAGGAAACGGAATTCTCCTATGCGGCCTATGAGAGCGAACTGCTGGCGAATACCGCCTCGATCGGCAGCTTCAAGACGAGACAGCAGGCGGCCTTCGATGCCGAGCGCCAACGCTGGAAGGAGGCGGGCCTCGACAGCTTCGTCGCTGACGAAGGCTCAGTCGAAAGCCTGGACGGGGATATTCCCGAGGGATGCTTCGGCGTGGCCAGCGCCGTACCCGGCAATATCTGGAAACTGCTGGTCGAGCCGGGCGTACCGGTCGCGGCCGGCGACACGCTTGCCATCATCGAATCCATGAAAATGGAAATCAACGTCACCGCACATGCGCCGGGCCGTGTCCGCGACCTGCGCGCCGGGCCCGGACGAAACGTCAAAGCGGGCGATATCATTGTTGTTCTGGAGGAATGCTGA
- the atzF gene encoding allophanate hydrolase: protein MLPTILDLTSLRAAYEAGTTPLDVIETVIARRAASKDPAIFITPTPDDTLRAEARALMERAPTPNSLPLWGMPFAVKDNIDVAGLPTTAACPAFAYHPEKDATVVARLRAAGAIVIGKTNLDQFATGLNGTRSPHGAPRSVFDSDYISGGSSSGSAVTVASGLATFALGTDTAGSGRVPAAFNNLVGIKPTPGLLSNTGAVPACKSVDCITIFAAVVGDGVAIRKIAEGFDAADAFSRRAKPASLPAAAPRVGVLDGAEREFFGDANVEALYDQAIDRARALGATIVPFDYAPFREAASLLYDGPWVAERLAAVEDFLASNAADFDPTVRKIIEGAKGKTAVDAFNGRYKLEELRRKTEDEWAKADLLLLPTAPTTYKVADMQADPIVLNGRLGRYTNFVNLLDCAAIAVPAGFGDNGLPGGVTLVAPAFTDDALAPLADALHRAAAAGMGVDRTAAMPEQSRVASLTDDTIAIAVVGAHLTGMPLNHELTTLGGTLVRACRTAGDYRLFVLPNTMPQKPGLVREPGYDGHGLEIEVWALPPEGFGRFVANIPAPLGIGKVTLEDGSGVSCFLCESHAVDGAEEITALGGWRNYMRSKSAA, encoded by the coding sequence ATGCTGCCGACCATTCTTGATCTGACAAGCCTTCGCGCAGCCTATGAGGCGGGCACAACCCCGCTCGATGTCATCGAGACCGTGATTGCCCGTCGTGCCGCCTCGAAGGATCCGGCAATCTTCATCACGCCGACGCCTGATGACACGTTGCGGGCCGAGGCTCGCGCCCTGATGGAGCGAGCGCCAACGCCAAATAGCCTGCCGCTCTGGGGCATGCCCTTCGCGGTGAAGGACAACATCGACGTGGCGGGGCTGCCGACCACCGCTGCCTGCCCGGCTTTCGCCTATCATCCCGAGAAGGACGCAACTGTCGTTGCACGACTGCGGGCGGCAGGTGCGATCGTGATCGGCAAGACCAATCTCGATCAGTTCGCGACCGGCCTCAATGGTACGCGCTCACCCCATGGAGCGCCACGATCGGTCTTTGACTCCGACTATATCTCCGGCGGTTCGAGCTCCGGTTCGGCGGTGACGGTGGCATCTGGCCTCGCCACCTTCGCACTCGGCACGGATACGGCAGGTTCAGGTCGTGTGCCGGCCGCTTTCAACAATCTCGTCGGCATCAAGCCGACTCCGGGCCTGCTGTCGAATACCGGCGCGGTGCCGGCCTGCAAGAGCGTCGATTGCATCACCATCTTTGCCGCTGTTGTCGGCGACGGCGTCGCAATCCGCAAGATTGCCGAGGGCTTCGATGCCGCCGACGCGTTCTCCAGGCGTGCCAAGCCGGCTTCGCTTCCGGCCGCCGCCCCGCGCGTCGGCGTTCTCGACGGCGCAGAGCGCGAATTCTTCGGCGATGCCAATGTCGAGGCGCTCTACGATCAGGCAATCGACCGGGCCAGAGCGCTCGGCGCGACGATCGTTCCCTTCGATTACGCGCCATTCCGTGAGGCGGCTTCTCTCCTCTATGATGGCCCTTGGGTTGCCGAGCGCCTGGCTGCCGTCGAAGATTTCCTGGCGAGCAATGCCGCCGATTTCGATCCCACGGTCCGCAAGATTATCGAAGGCGCGAAAGGCAAAACCGCTGTCGATGCCTTCAATGGCCGTTACAAGCTCGAAGAGTTGCGGCGCAAGACGGAGGACGAATGGGCAAAGGCCGATCTGCTGCTGCTGCCGACAGCACCGACGACCTATAAAGTCGCCGACATGCAGGCCGACCCGATCGTGCTCAACGGTCGGCTTGGCCGCTACACGAACTTTGTCAATCTGCTCGATTGCGCTGCAATCGCTGTTCCGGCCGGCTTCGGCGACAACGGCCTGCCGGGCGGCGTGACACTGGTTGCGCCAGCCTTCACCGACGATGCGCTGGCTCCCCTTGCCGATGCGCTGCATCGCGCAGCCGCAGCCGGCATGGGTGTCGACCGCACTGCGGCGATGCCTGAGCAGAGCCGTGTCGCCTCGCTGACAGACGACACCATCGCCATCGCCGTAGTCGGCGCGCATCTGACGGGTATGCCGCTCAATCATGAGCTGACAACATTGGGTGGCACATTGGTAAGGGCTTGCCGCACCGCAGGCGATTATCGTCTCTTCGTGCTTCCGAATACTATGCCGCAAAAGCCCGGCCTCGTCCGCGAGCCGGGGTATGACGGGCATGGACTGGAGATCGAGGTCTGGGCGTTGCCGCCGGAGGGCTTCGGCCGTTTCGTTGCAAATATCCCTGCCCCGCTTGGTATCGGCAAGGTGACGCTGGAGGACGGTTCGGGCGTATCGTGCTTTCTCTGTGAATCCCACGCTGTCGACGGAGCCGAGGAGATCACGGCTCTCGGCGGCTGGCGGAACTATATGCGCAGCAAATCGGCCGCTTGA